GTGCAACATTAAAGAAAAATTTATTTAATTGCCACCACATATCTTAGTTCAGTTATATCCTCTTCTTTTCGTGTCATAAACTTAGATGTCCTTTACTGATAGTCGAGATCTGGATAATAATGTGAAAGATATAATCCGGACTGATGCCTGGTGAACTCCTTGGATAGAAAAATAAAATTTAAAGTAATGAGAACCTCCTGTATTTTTGCAGGTATATTATGCCTTGTTCTCGTCTGCCAGATAGCTGCAGCAGGCTCTTCTAATTGCCTGGACAACACAAAAAAGATAGCAGTATATCTTCCTTCAACTGATGTCGTGGCTCATGATCCAATATGTACTGCAGTGTTTTTTGAATACGACCTCGATTATCTTACAGACTCTACAATCACATCGAATCTCACTAAAAAGAACTACGAGCTGCTTCTTGTTCCTGATAAGCATATGTCAGACAAAGCTGCTACAGCTGTAAACAAGTACCTGAACAGTGGGGGTAAAGTCTGGTTTTTTGCCGATCCAAGATTGAAACCAGACGATTCGATGTCGGACTATAGGATCAATATATTAGGGAAGCCCAGTGAAATCTGGATTAGCCATAATAGTAATTTTACTGTAGACAATACCGACCCGATAACAAACGGTTTATCCAGATCATACAGATCCCTGAGCACAACCAATAAATCCACATACACGAGGTCGTTCAATCCTGACAGCGGCAATATATCGGGATTCAAATACAAAGTTCTGGCATCAGTATGCAAAGATGGGGATGTGCTCATCCGGTTCGAGAATACAAAAACGGGAGCTAAAGTCATCTATTCAAACGAAAACATGTTCATATCGGGCGGCTCGTGCAACTATTTCAATAAAGATACAGAAACCCGCCTGTTCCAGAACAGCAAAAACTGGATTCTCGGGCTTGACAAGAACACATATGGCATAAGCATCACCTATCCTAAAGGCGACAAACAGGTAACTGTGACAATAGATGATGTTATGGGGGCAGATAAAGAAATTCCAAAAACCCCAACTTTTTCGAGATGGAAAAGAGTAAGAAGCTTGCAAACGTGCAGGACATGAACACTTTCTTCATAGTTCCGGAATCACAAACATCAAAATCCGGGCTTGCCTATTTTTCTAATTACGGGGATACGCACACGATCCATCCACACAGGATTACGGATTGGGGAGCAGATTTTACAGTAGCTCAGTTCCAGAAAAATATTACAAAGGCTGAATCAATAATGAACAAGGCTGCCGGCGTGTCAAACTATGGCTTTTCATCAATCCGGTTTCCCAATACAGCCGCATCCATTCCGGCTTATCAGGCTGCATCGAATGCAGGGTTCATAATCGACAGCACCTACGGATACTACACCAGCATGACTGCCCTTGGAGATACGCAGTCAAATTACGTATTTTTCCCGAAGCAGAAGATTCTGTACGGAAAAGAGACAAACACCATCGAGATGGAAGTTCCGGCATATTTCGATATAAGTCCCCGTAATGCAAACGACTTTTATAAGAAAAATGCAGCCTGTATGAAGCATTTCAAAGAAATCAATTTCCCGGCGAACTTTATTATAGCAGGTCATATTCAGGGCATGATGACAAAACCAGACCTGTTTTCAAACATGTCGAAAACCCTGGATTATGTAAGTAAGAACTCAGGCTATACTGTATTTTCGACGCTTGACCAGATTGCAAAATATAACTCTTTGAAATCCGCAAAAATTCAGGCATATAACACTCCAAAAGGAGTTATTGTTGGCATTACCACCTCAAAACAAATTGATAACTTTACAATTAAGCTGACAAATATCAAAAAAGGTTTTAAGGCTCAGTATGACGGGACAGATAACTGTAATGTGATCCATGCAGATGGTGTTTATTATGTGTACCATACAGTTAGTCCGGGAACCCATCAAATAACTGTGACTGTTGTTTAACTGAGTATTTAAGGCTCAGTTCTTTTCTTTTAGAGAACGATACAGGCCAGGATTAAATTGTCAGACAGAAAACAAATCATGTTCTGAACATTGTTAAACCAGATATAACCTGAAATAGCAGAGATACAAATTATACCTTACCTAACAAGTAAGTATAATTCAGTATCAATCCTTTCCTTTAAATATGGAAAGAATAGCTGATCAAACATTTGTTTTACTATTTTAACAATTGCTTCAGCAGTTGCTAAATATTTTTCAATTTCTTCACTACTTATTGGTATCATTTTTCCCAAATTACACTCGATTCCACTTTGAGTGAGAAATTTTTTATCTACCAATCCATTATTGTGGACAATAGCATGTCTTTTATGCATAATAATTTTCAATTCTGAATAAATTTCCTCGTTGAATAGAGATTTCAAATCGACATTTAATTCTTCTTTAAATATCCTATCCATCTTTCCTATATTAAGGAACTCATTTTTTGATTCTTTGTAAAATTTAGATATTAATGAATGTTCGTTTTTTACGAATTTTAAATTCATGCCGATAGCAAAAATGTCTCTAAAGAATACTTCAAATCCCGTTGCAAGATTTACAACACATTGTTCTAACAATACTCTTTGAACTTTTTCCACTGTTGTATTTTCATTGATAGATAAATTGGTAACTGAAAGTTTGTGAAGAATACGGACTTTTTCCAGACTATAATGAATTTTATAAAAAGGATCGGATTCGTAGCAAATTCCACAATATTTAGGATTAACACCCATAGTAATAAGAGATTCCGTAATCATAGAAAGCATATAAAAATTGTTACAGTATGGACACATTCTAACAAAATGTGTACGATCTGGTTCTGATTGAATTTTTTTTTCAACTTTCATTTTCATATATGGACTAACTGTATTTAAATAGTGATCATCTATCTTTATCCAAAAGCTATCCATAAATTCACCAATTAGTTTAATATTTGACTATAATTAAAAATAATAGTTTTTTTATAAGTTAAACCAGATGTCCTAAAGCTCAAAAGGCTGTCTATTTAACTTTTCCATTTTTTTTCTCTGCTACACTAAGGATAGTAGTAGATAGAATTTATCGCTATGACTAAAATACCAATAAATAAGATAATCATTAGGATATCCAGAACCAATTATTGAAATGGTATCCGATAAGAGTTATCAAGACCTATAACTGACCACAATAATAATCTAAATACTAACTTTTAATTACCAATTAAATTTTTCAATATTTCTATTTTTGAGTACAATTGTAAGATATTAAGGAGCATATTGATAAGATTTATTTGTATCCGTTAGATTTTTCTCCAAATAATATTGTTACAATGTACTGTAATTGATCATATCTTCTGCATTCCATATGATGCAGAATAGCCGAATTTAGAAAAGTATAGTATGAAAAGATTAAAAAAATAAGAGGTTTTAAATTCACTCAACTACATGAGTTTTATCAATATTAAAAAAGAAATTATTACATGCCAAAATTATCTAATATTTGATCATATGACTGTTCAAGCATACAGATCCTGCCGTCTTTCCCTAATCCGAAGTCGAGAGCGATCGCAAATGGTCGATTAAAATCTTTCGCAGTGTCGCAAAGTGCTATCAAATGTTGTCGACTAACCCCAAAAACAGTACAATTCTCTACCCCATCGGCTTTTAATACTCTTTCAGCAGACTTTTTCGATATGAATAATGCTATCGCCCCATTAAGTGTCGTCTCCTCATGAGGATAATATCTCGACATATATAGTGCTACCTTTTTACTAGGTGAATAATATGTACCTTTATTTTTCCCATCTTCAGTTACTTCCATAATAGTCCAATATGGATCTCCATATGTATTTTCGTCTGGCAGAAGCCATTTCACATGGTTAAGAGTTAGTGGATATATATTTGGCAAATCTTCAGTAGTTATTAGCTCTATTCCATAGAATTTTGCTTCTAGTTTAGCTCCTTTTTGGTATCCATTCGCAGCGATCATAAAACCAGTCTTAATGTTGCAACCATCAAGTTTTGACTTAAAAGCGTCGAGCTTTTCTTTTTCTACATTTTTATTGTAATTTTTGCATTCAATTGCGACTTTGTGAGTTACTCCTGCTATTTCAACTTCAAAAAAAACATCGAACTCATGTAGGGCTCCAGATTTTGCTCTTTCTTTGTGGTTCTTTATTATTTTGAAATTTTTTAAATGCTCGTTTTGCAACAGAATTGAGTAAACGTTTTCAACATAATTCTCTAACTCCTTACCTGCTTCTTGCGACTTAGACATATTTCCTCCTTAGTAAATCTTGAAACTATATTCTTCCATAAGAAAGACACAAAAAAAATATTATTCCAAATCATATTCAGCTAAAATTTCATCGTATGAGTGTTTTACCGCAAAGAGACATCCATTTGAGTCAAGTGACAAAACGCTGCAGATTAGTAATTCGCATTTAAAAAACTGTGACAGGAGACAAATCCATTTCAATTGTTGTCGACTAACTCCAAAAACAGCACAATCCTTTGCCCCATCGGCTTCTAATGCTCTCTCAGCAGTCTTTTTTGATATGAATAAGAATATTGGCCTGTATCGCTCGTGGACGATAATTTCTAACACATTGAACTCGTCGCCATTGAGTGAATAATATGAACCTGTATTTTTCCCATCTTTAGTTACTCTCATAATAGTCCAAAATGGGTCACCATGTACACTTGAGTCTGGCACAGCACAGGCAGTGTGTAAAAACAATAGTCCTGGTATATTTGGTAACTGATCATCAGTTATCAGTTTTATATTATTAAGATCCGCAAATTTTTTTGCTCCTGCATTATAGCTTTTAGTAGCTAGAATAAAACCAGTAATATTATTGCATTCATTAAGTTTAGACTTAAAATCTCTGACCATTTCTTCTGTTATTCTTTTATTATAATATTTGCATTCTATTGCAGCTTTAATGGATACTCCCGCTATTTTAACCTCATAAAAAACATCAAATTTATGCTCAAACCCACCCTGTCCAATTTCGACGTGATTCTTTTCAATTTTGAAATTTTTTAAATTATCATTTTTTAACATACGTTCGAAAACGCTTACAATATAATCCTCTAGCTCTTGCTCATTCTCTTCCCACTTATACATTTGCTTAGACATATTTCCTCCTTAGTTCCGACATATTCACTTTTATTCGAAAAGCATTGATAATACAGGATTTATAAAAAAAGTCTTTTTCTGTATTTTCTGGGTATTTGATAAAGAGAAAGGAAATACATAACTATTCTGTTTTTATTTAAAACTTATATAGTATTGGGATTATAAATTTTTTCAACAGAAGTTTTGAAGTAAAAATGGGAATTAAGCTAGTGGAGATTTTATAAATGGCACTTCATCCGACTGATTATTTTAGGAAGGAAAGGGTTTTTGTTGATCGCGAGACCTGCATTGATAATTTTAAAAACTTCATTCAAAACCCTAATCAAGATTATAATGCTCTGTTTTACTATGGCATAGCAGGCATCGGTAAAAGCAAACTGCAGCGTGAGTTACAAAGTATACTGGATAATGAATACCCTGATATTCTTTGGGTATCCATGGATCTGGAAAATGAATATCACAGAAATGTGAGTACCTTTTTAGTAGCACTCAGGGATAAAATTCAGATAAAGCAACACAATATGAGGTTCTATAGATTTAACTTGGCTCACGCAATATTCTCGAAAAAAAGTCAGCCTGAAATCCCCTTAAAAAATGAGACGTATCCAATAATTAAAGAAGATGGATTTTTTTATGATATACTAAATGCTCTTAATGAAACTGTGTTTGGGTCTTTTCTATCAATACCTGTAAAACGGATACTTGATATTATAAACAATGCTCCAGAAAACACCCTAAAGTTTTTGAAAGAATTGCCTATAGATATTAAAAAGCTTGAATCTATGGAAGCCCACGAAATTGAAAAGATATTACCAGGTATTTTTGCTGCAGATTTTACAAGTAATTTAGGCACAAATTCAAGAGTTTGTATTTTTATTGATACTTATGAAGCTATTTGGAAAGACTGGCGGGGAGTAGGTAGTTTCAGTGAAAAGGATAAATGGATACGAAAGTGCCTAATCCCTAATATGCCAGGGGTTTCATGGGTAATATGTGGGAGAGAACAGATTAAATCACGGTGGGCAGAAGATGAAAAAGACTGGGAAATGTGCATGAAAGAGTATCCTATAGAGGATCTATCAGAAGGATATAGTGAGCGATTCTTAATAGAATGTGGTGTAAAAGAGAAAGACATTCGAGATGTGATAGTTAAAGCAAGTGAAGGAGTTCCATATTATCTTAATCTGTCTGTTGATACCTACGAGCAAGTCTGTCGGAGCAAAAAGCCAGAAGCTAAAGACTTTGCAGGTACAAAGAAAGAGGTTTTTGAAAAATTTGTTAAATATCTTGATAAAAATGAAATTAGGACTCTAAATGTACTCTCAGCACCGAATTCATGGGATCGGAATCTATTCGAATTATTGATAAAAAAATTCAATCCAACCTATTCAATTTATGAATTTTCAGACTTAATTAAATATTCTTTTGTCAAAGAGGTCACAGATGGGAGTTTTTCACTCCACCAGTTAATGCGGAAAAGTCTTCAAGAACATCAAGATCCGACATATAGAAAAGAAGTCCATCTATTTTTGCATAATTACTATAGTAACAAAATCAAAGACATTGATATTAAATCAATCACACCAGAGCATGAGATGGCGTTAATCGAAGCTTATTATCATGCAAAAGAAGCATTAAAATTCGCAGAATTAGGTGTATGGGTTATCAAAAATATTGAACTATTTGACAAAGCAGGATATTGGAAAACAATTTATTCTATTTATGAAGATTTTGTAGAAATATTAAAAGAAAAGGTAGGATCTGAAAATATTTATCTTGGGATTTTCATGAGGAGACTAGCTTTCCTAAATGAAGATAGAGGTCGATATAAAGAAGCAATCTCTTATTACCAACAAGTTCTAAAGATATTTGAAAAAAATATAGGTAAAAAAATATTAGAGAATAACGATGTTACAGTTGACGACCATTCAATTGCAATGGTATCTAACGATTTAGCAAACTGTTTTCTGAGTATTGGGGAATATGAAAAAGCACTTACACTGCAACAAAAAGTCCTGAAAATTGTCAAAAATATTGTTAATGAGGATCCTCTTTATATTGCACTTGTACAACAAAACATGGCGAATACTTATCAATACTTAGGCCAGTATAAAAGAGCAATGGAGCTATGTCAAGAAGCTTTAAATGTTCGAGAAGCTCGTTTAGGGGAAGAAGACCTCGAAGTTGCGATTACGCTAGAAAATCTGGCAGCAATTCATCAGCATTTAGGTAACTATGAAAAAGCTTTTTCCCTAGCTCAAAGAGCACTTAATATAAGAGAAAAAAAGCTTGGTCCTAAACATCCCCACGTTGCAAAAAATCTGTCTAGTTTGGGAGTACTGTGTACTATAATGGGCAACCTTGAAGAAGCCTTGAAATACAATCATAGGGCTGTTGAAATTGCAGAAGAAAGATTAGAGGAAGATCATATAGGTATTGCACAAACCCTATCCAACTTAGGAGCTACTTACCAATATATGCTCAGGTACGATAATGCATTAGAGACATATCTACGAGCTTTACAAATAACTGAACATAGTTTGGGATCAGATAATCCAATGCTTGTAAATATACTAAATAATATAGCAGAAACATATCGCAAAATGGAAAATTACGAAAAAGCACTAGAATTTTACCAAAGAGCCTTAAATATAGCTAATAATCGTCTTGGAAAGGAACATCCCGATACTGCATTAATTCTTAGCAACATTGGAAGGCTCTATATTGACAAAAGAGAATTTAAAAAAGCACATTCAATTTGCCAACAGGCACTTGATATTCGGGGTAAAACACTGGGAACTGATCACGTTGATTATGCAATAACACTACAGGATCTAGGATGTATTTATGGATATGTTGGAAGGGGAGACTATGCTTTACCCTTATTTGAACGCTCGTTGCAGATATTCGAAAATAAACTAGGTACTGACCACATACGTACTAAGGAAGCTAAACGGTTGGTGGATACTCTAAAGGAATTAAAAGTACAGGTAATAAAAGAATTAATAGAATCTGGAACTATGGTTTTAGATAATGGTAAATGGGTTGTCAAAAAGCAGGATAACTAATATTTACAATTCTCTTTTTGCTTCTTTTTTAATCCGAGTACATAACCTTGCAGGAATATGTTTTTCAGTTTTCTTTAAAGAACCTCCATTCTGGAATATTTTTTTGGAAATCAGTATTTTTCCGATAACTATAACAATCTTTCGGCCATATCAACAAGATTTATCAATAGCTGCTCTCTGAGCCTTCAAAGAGAAAAACATACTCCGAACATAATTCTCCAGCCCATACTTCCATTCCTTGCATTCGGGTCTGCCCCTGTTAATAAACATAGCCTGATGGGCACAGCCTCCCATGCAGATGGGCAGTATTTTGCATTTCACGCATTCCGAATATTCGAAAGGTTCCCAGGCAAGCCACTGGATTTCGCGGTTTCCTTTCTCCTCGTCCTGTAGTATCAGGTCGCCAATTTTTCCGATGCTTGCAGCTTTGTTGCCTATTTCGGTCCAGCACTTGTACATGTCCCCATCTGGGTCAAGGACAAAAGCGTTCGTCCGGTTGGCGTCGCAGGCGCGGGCAAAGCTCGGATAAAAGGACTCTCTGCCGGCGTCAAATCCCATGAGGTTCAGGTTTTTATAAAATTGCTGGTTTATTGCCGAAAATTCTTCGGTCAACATGCAGGAACTCTCATACGATTTGCATCCTGCCGTATAGGGTATAACCTGGCCCAGGTAGATGAACACGTCACTCAGGTCGTTTTCTTTAACACATCCAGGAGTCTGCTGATCTTATCAATGTTGGAGCGGTCGATATTTACGCGAATATATGTCTCGATACCGTTTGCCTTCAGAAGCTTGATTCCTTCAAGAATCCGGTTGAATGTCGTGCCGTTGCTTCCTTTAAGCATTCGGCGGCTGTCATGCACCTCGCGGGGTCCGTCAAGGGTAACGTGGATAAACTTAATTCTGTTCTTCTTGAGATTCGGCACGATGTCAGGGTCTCTGGAAATCAGGTAGCCGTTAGTAACCATGCCGGCTGAATACTCAACGTTATTTTCTTCCGCAATGGCAATCATTTTCTGCGATAAATCAAAAACAATTTCTCTTGCGAGGAGAGGCTCGCCGCCGTACCAGGTTACAAATATATTTTTTCCAGTCTTTACTATTTTTTCAATATAGCTGAGTAAATCCTGTTTTACATCGTCTGGCATGAAAGCATTTTGCTCACTCTTCCCGCTCTGGCTTTTTTCGGATTGTTCGAAGCAGTAGGAGCAGGCAAAGTTGCAGGCTAAAGTGGGAGCGATAACCAGCCTGGCTATCAGGCTGTCATATTTATCGCTGTTATAGTTAAATTTGACCGTTCTCAGTTCGTCGGCAGTATCGTCAACGACAAATCCTCCCTTTTGTAGCTCGTCAACGAATTGCTTTTCGTTTTCCGGCAGGAGAGCATAATCAAACTGAGGAACGTTCAATAAGCCTATACGGCTCTTTCTCACTTCAGCCAGTGCCGTAGTAAGACTATTAAAAATTATTGCTTTTTCCGGGTCATCGGTTGACCAGACAAAATTATAAGCTGACGGTTTCATCTCTGTAACTTATTTTTAATTTGTGCTTGATTCTTAATTTGTACCTGATCTCTGATTTGTACCTGGTCCCTGATTTGTACCCGATCACCGATATTGCTATTACACTCGCAGAATCCGCAACCTCCTACACCGTCGCATCCGACACACCCACCAC
This region of Methanosarcina flavescens genomic DNA includes:
- a CDS encoding HEPN domain-containing protein, with protein sequence MKMKVEKKIQSEPDRTHFVRMCPYCNNFYMLSMITESLITMGVNPKYCGICYESDPFYKIHYSLEKVRILHKLSVTNLSINENTTVEKVQRVLLEQCVVNLATGFEVFFRDIFAIGMNLKFVKNEHSLISKFYKESKNEFLNIGKMDRIFKEELNVDLKSLFNEEIYSELKIIMHKRHAIVHNNGLVDKKFLTQSGIECNLGKMIPISSEEIEKYLATAEAIVKIVKQMFDQLFFPYLKERIDTELYLLVR
- a CDS encoding restriction endonuclease, with the protein product MSKSQEAGKELENYVENVYSILLQNEHLKNFKIIKNHKERAKSGALHEFDVFFEVEIAGVTHKVAIECKNYNKNVEKEKLDAFKSKLDGCNIKTGFMIAANGYQKGAKLEAKFYGIELITTEDLPNIYPLTLNHVKWLLPDENTYGDPYWTIMEVTEDGKNKGTYYSPSKKVALYMSRYYPHEETTLNGAIALFISKKSAERVLKADGVENCTVFGVSRQHLIALCDTAKDFNRPFAIALDFGLGKDGRICMLEQSYDQILDNFGM
- a CDS encoding restriction endonuclease; this translates as MSKQMYKWEENEQELEDYIVSVFERMLKNDNLKNFKIEKNHVEIGQGGFEHKFDVFYEVKIAGVSIKAAIECKYYNKRITEEMVRDFKSKLNECNNITGFILATKSYNAGAKKFADLNNIKLITDDQLPNIPGLLFLHTACAVPDSSVHGDPFWTIMRVTKDGKNTGSYYSLNGDEFNVLEIIVHERYRPIFLFISKKTAERALEADGAKDCAVFGVSRQQLKWICLLSQFFKCELLICSVLSLDSNGCLFAVKHSYDEILAEYDLE
- a CDS encoding tetratricopeptide repeat protein, whose amino-acid sequence is MALHPTDYFRKERVFVDRETCIDNFKNFIQNPNQDYNALFYYGIAGIGKSKLQRELQSILDNEYPDILWVSMDLENEYHRNVSTFLVALRDKIQIKQHNMRFYRFNLAHAIFSKKSQPEIPLKNETYPIIKEDGFFYDILNALNETVFGSFLSIPVKRILDIINNAPENTLKFLKELPIDIKKLESMEAHEIEKILPGIFAADFTSNLGTNSRVCIFIDTYEAIWKDWRGVGSFSEKDKWIRKCLIPNMPGVSWVICGREQIKSRWAEDEKDWEMCMKEYPIEDLSEGYSERFLIECGVKEKDIRDVIVKASEGVPYYLNLSVDTYEQVCRSKKPEAKDFAGTKKEVFEKFVKYLDKNEIRTLNVLSAPNSWDRNLFELLIKKFNPTYSIYEFSDLIKYSFVKEVTDGSFSLHQLMRKSLQEHQDPTYRKEVHLFLHNYYSNKIKDIDIKSITPEHEMALIEAYYHAKEALKFAELGVWVIKNIELFDKAGYWKTIYSIYEDFVEILKEKVGSENIYLGIFMRRLAFLNEDRGRYKEAISYYQQVLKIFEKNIGKKILENNDVTVDDHSIAMVSNDLANCFLSIGEYEKALTLQQKVLKIVKNIVNEDPLYIALVQQNMANTYQYLGQYKRAMELCQEALNVREARLGEEDLEVAITLENLAAIHQHLGNYEKAFSLAQRALNIREKKLGPKHPHVAKNLSSLGVLCTIMGNLEEALKYNHRAVEIAEERLEEDHIGIAQTLSNLGATYQYMLRYDNALETYLRALQITEHSLGSDNPMLVNILNNIAETYRKMENYEKALEFYQRALNIANNRLGKEHPDTALILSNIGRLYIDKREFKKAHSICQQALDIRGKTLGTDHVDYAITLQDLGCIYGYVGRGDYALPLFERSLQIFENKLGTDHIRTKEAKRLVDTLKELKVQVIKELIESGTMVLDNGKWVVKKQDN
- a CDS encoding SPASM domain-containing protein; the encoded protein is MFIYLGQVIPYTAGCKSYESSCMLTEEFSAINQQFYKNLNLMGFDAGRESFYPSFARACDANRTNAFVLDPDGDMYKCWTEIGNKAASIGKIGDLILQDEEKGNREIQWLAWEPFEYSECVKCKILPICMGGCAHQAMFINRGRPECKEWKYGLENYVRSMFFSLKAQRAAIDKSC
- a CDS encoding radical SAM protein, with the protein product MKPSAYNFVWSTDDPEKAIIFNSLTTALAEVRKSRIGLLNVPQFDYALLPENEKQFVDELQKGGFVVDDTADELRTVKFNYNSDKYDSLIARLVIAPTLACNFACSYCFEQSEKSQSGKSEQNAFMPDDVKQDLLSYIEKIVKTGKNIFVTWYGGEPLLAREIVFDLSQKMIAIAEENNVEYSAGMVTNGYLISRDPDIVPNLKKNRIKFIHVTLDGPREVHDSRRMLKGSNGTTFNRILEGIKLLKANGIETYIRVNIDRSNIDKISRLLDVLKKTT